A part of Chitinivibrio alkaliphilus ACht1 genomic DNA contains:
- the lpxB gene encoding lipid-A-disaccharide synthase: MPSVQKILFSVGDPSGDVNCACLIGALKERYPMMRLYGLGGPAMERRGFESLFPFHRFNAMGYVEVVKKLPFFLRMKGKMQKILRQDRPDLLVCVDYSGFNRPLMRMAAQLDIPVLWYIAPMIWAWKRKKHGLFLGAYATHIATIFPFEVDHWREFTPAVSFVGNPLYDTLRDRGVFSLRTVRSTPQTLLFVPGSRPGELKRMLPFFYECITAIRRLYPGVEIVISRAEYVEASQFTQFLQEGVEVSTEPLSQLYQRADYAFITSGTAALEAAFYGLPHTIVYKTASINMCIMKQLIRGIRHIGLINIMAGKEVVPELIQQECTPENCCTILAEFFAEPQQYELFKKRIHAVVQPFAEVDSREALPRLVENLLHLGDRHG; encoded by the coding sequence ATGCCCTCTGTACAAAAGATTCTATTTTCTGTCGGTGACCCTTCGGGTGATGTAAACTGCGCTTGCCTGATAGGGGCCTTGAAAGAGCGATACCCCATGATGCGTCTCTACGGCCTCGGTGGGCCTGCCATGGAACGCAGGGGGTTTGAATCACTCTTTCCATTTCACCGGTTTAATGCCATGGGATATGTGGAGGTTGTAAAGAAACTCCCCTTCTTCCTTCGTATGAAAGGGAAGATGCAAAAAATACTGCGCCAAGATCGTCCCGATCTGCTTGTCTGTGTGGACTATTCGGGGTTTAATAGACCACTCATGCGTATGGCGGCGCAATTAGATATTCCTGTGTTGTGGTATATTGCGCCCATGATTTGGGCATGGAAACGAAAAAAACATGGCCTTTTTTTGGGGGCGTATGCAACTCATATTGCCACCATATTTCCCTTTGAGGTAGATCATTGGCGCGAGTTTACCCCTGCGGTGAGTTTTGTGGGAAATCCTCTGTATGATACGTTACGGGATCGTGGGGTGTTTTCCTTGCGGACGGTTCGTTCAACCCCCCAGACACTACTTTTTGTCCCCGGAAGCCGTCCCGGAGAATTGAAGCGCATGCTCCCCTTCTTTTATGAGTGTATCACCGCCATTCGCAGGTTGTATCCAGGGGTGGAAATTGTTATTTCCCGCGCAGAGTATGTCGAGGCGTCGCAGTTTACTCAGTTTTTGCAAGAGGGGGTGGAAGTTTCTACAGAGCCGCTTTCTCAACTCTATCAACGCGCCGATTATGCCTTTATTACAAGTGGCACTGCTGCTCTTGAAGCCGCATTCTATGGTCTTCCTCACACGATTGTATATAAAACAGCGAGTATTAATATGTGCATCATGAAGCAGTTAATACGGGGAATACGGCATATCGGGCTTATTAACATTATGGCCGGGAAAGAGGTTGTTCCGGAATTGATACAACAGGAATGTACGCCGGAAAATTGTTGTACCATCTTGGCGGAGTTTTTTGCGGAGCCGCAGCAGTATGAACTCTTTAAAAAACGGATTCATGCAGTGGTGCAGCCCTTTGCCGAGGTAGATAGTCGCGAGGCGCTTCCTCGGCTTGTAGAGAATCTTTTACACCTAGGAGATCGCCATGGCTAA
- a CDS encoding TM1266 family iron-only hydrogenase system putative regulator: MAKRVGFVGILIEDRRSSAAVQQLLSDHGDSIISRMGVPYREKEVAVITLIVDIDTNTLGTLTGKLGALSGVSVKSGLVEKERS, from the coding sequence ATGGCTAAACGAGTTGGGTTTGTGGGAATTCTTATTGAAGATCGGCGGAGCTCAGCAGCAGTACAGCAACTGTTATCAGACCACGGCGATTCGATTATTTCTCGCATGGGAGTGCCCTATCGAGAAAAAGAGGTGGCCGTTATCACCCTGATTGTTGACATTGATACTAATACCTTAGGTACGCTTACGGGCAAGCTTGGTGCTCTTTCAGGGGTGTCGGTGAAATCTGGCTTGGTTGAAAAGGAGAGATCATGA
- a CDS encoding lyase family protein: protein MRKERDLLGSRSIPGNALYGIHTQRAIDNFGRAVLTEGQGRIIHALAEVKKAALQTNQSLGMIPDSVAPALEQACNEICAGRHDDHFPVPFYQGGGGTSTNMNINEVIANRALELCGFQRGEYTKIDPVELVNLHQSTNDVYPTAIRIALLRFLQELESAVTSLQNQLQEREQEFSHVITLARTEWEDAVPITMGAQFASFAGAIERDRWRCFKAQERIRLVNIGGTAVGTGLTAPRKYIHLILETLRQNTGLPLGHGRFLMDVTANQDDFVEVLGTVRALAATLVKIGRDLRFLHTAREIRLEPAQAGSSIMPGKINPVHIECCISCAVQAQSAADAAERAASMGTLQINEFLPLLGENVLQAVGFVQRGSSVLHEAVSHLTVDAQRCCQRFENSPVIITAFVQSLGYKRCEKLLSAYTGDMPFQKYLEQQLGKDFVAAHLTKEAIMALGHRSAGGGV from the coding sequence ATGAGGAAAGAGAGAGATCTTCTGGGCTCACGATCGATTCCTGGAAATGCCTTGTATGGGATTCATACGCAACGCGCCATTGATAATTTTGGCAGAGCTGTTCTCACGGAGGGGCAAGGGCGTATTATTCATGCCTTGGCAGAGGTAAAAAAGGCGGCTCTCCAGACAAATCAATCCCTTGGCATGATTCCCGACTCAGTTGCTCCTGCTCTTGAACAGGCCTGTAATGAAATCTGTGCCGGCCGTCATGACGATCACTTTCCCGTGCCGTTTTATCAAGGAGGAGGAGGCACCTCCACAAATATGAATATAAATGAAGTGATTGCCAATCGTGCCTTGGAGCTGTGCGGGTTTCAGCGGGGCGAGTATACGAAAATAGATCCGGTGGAACTGGTAAACCTTCACCAGTCAACCAACGATGTGTATCCCACAGCAATCCGAATTGCCCTTCTTCGTTTTCTCCAGGAGTTAGAGTCGGCTGTTACATCCTTGCAAAATCAATTACAAGAGCGGGAACAAGAATTTTCGCACGTTATTACCTTGGCCCGTACAGAATGGGAGGATGCGGTGCCCATAACCATGGGGGCGCAGTTTGCTTCTTTTGCCGGTGCCATTGAACGTGATCGCTGGCGCTGTTTTAAAGCACAAGAACGTATTCGTCTGGTTAATATCGGTGGAACTGCTGTTGGAACGGGCCTCACGGCACCCCGAAAATACATACATCTTATTCTCGAAACTCTTCGACAAAATACGGGGCTGCCCCTCGGGCACGGGCGTTTTCTCATGGATGTCACGGCGAATCAAGATGATTTTGTAGAGGTGTTGGGGACGGTTCGTGCCTTGGCGGCAACCTTGGTAAAGATCGGTCGTGACCTTCGTTTCCTTCATACAGCTCGAGAAATACGCCTCGAGCCGGCCCAAGCAGGCTCATCTATTATGCCGGGAAAAATAAACCCTGTGCATATTGAATGTTGCATAAGCTGTGCCGTACAAGCTCAGAGTGCCGCCGACGCTGCGGAGCGGGCTGCTTCCATGGGAACCTTGCAGATTAATGAGTTCCTTCCTCTCTTAGGGGAGAATGTGCTTCAGGCGGTGGGTTTTGTACAGCGAGGCAGCAGTGTCTTGCACGAGGCAGTATCTCACCTTACGGTGGATGCCCAGCGCTGTTGTCAGCGGTTTGAGAATTCTCCTGTCATTATTACTGCTTTTGTGCAAAGTCTTGGGTATAAACGGTGTGAAAAACTGCTTTCTGCGTACACCGGAGATATGCCCTTTCAAAAATATCTTGAGCAGCAATTAGGCAAAGATTTCGTTGCTGCACATCTTACAAAAGAGGCTATTATGGCCTTGGGGCATCGTTCAGCAGGAGGCGGAGTATGA
- a CDS encoding ATP-binding protein, which translates to MIQWRSLVGHDTNKELLSHAAQDGLLAHAYLFSGDMGSGKLDCAIQVAQYILCEASSKPCGQCTACRGVISHTYTDFRYAFPVELPKKQDGGAGRGITPEGWELLNEAVCQRLRSPYDPIPHYERSLPVDWIREIRTTVERGAVSGSSVVILIEGIDVLSKESANALLKMLEEPPENTHFILLCRSPERVLPTIVSRCQHMRFGRIPRVRILEELEKNSAASAEEIGHALALGRGSLGAARAACTEEHMHRLESVGRFTRILLGYGQEDELEQARALEKFVEEDLCRSYTTAHQVVLLFLEEFRIHFLTALRKEPDYILHEHDEMKMLCEQITVDQARTVVAVVEQVLESLRKHSPVLLAVSELFFKISELVYEEYRC; encoded by the coding sequence ATGATACAGTGGCGTTCTCTTGTAGGGCATGATACCAATAAGGAGCTCTTATCTCATGCTGCTCAAGATGGGCTTCTTGCCCATGCGTACCTTTTTTCCGGTGATATGGGAAGTGGAAAATTAGACTGTGCCATACAAGTGGCTCAGTACATTCTGTGTGAGGCATCTTCAAAGCCGTGTGGACAGTGCACTGCCTGTCGGGGAGTCATATCCCATACCTATACGGATTTTCGCTATGCCTTTCCGGTTGAACTTCCCAAAAAACAAGACGGGGGAGCAGGACGTGGAATTACTCCAGAAGGGTGGGAGCTACTAAATGAGGCTGTTTGTCAGCGGTTGCGTTCTCCCTACGATCCTATTCCTCACTACGAACGGTCTCTTCCTGTAGACTGGATTCGCGAGATACGCACCACCGTAGAACGGGGAGCTGTCTCTGGTTCTTCCGTGGTTATTCTTATTGAGGGGATTGATGTGTTGAGTAAAGAGTCTGCCAATGCCCTGTTAAAAATGTTGGAAGAGCCACCGGAAAACACCCATTTTATTCTTTTATGCCGCTCACCGGAACGGGTTCTGCCAACAATTGTTTCCCGCTGTCAACACATGCGTTTTGGACGGATCCCCCGTGTGCGTATCCTGGAAGAGCTTGAAAAAAACAGTGCAGCATCGGCAGAAGAGATCGGTCATGCCCTTGCCCTTGGAAGAGGATCCCTGGGCGCAGCCCGTGCAGCCTGTACTGAGGAGCACATGCATCGTTTGGAAAGTGTGGGTCGTTTTACGCGTATTCTTTTAGGATATGGACAAGAAGACGAGTTAGAACAAGCCCGCGCCCTTGAAAAATTTGTGGAAGAGGATCTCTGTCGAAGCTATACAACGGCTCACCAAGTGGTCCTTCTCTTTCTGGAGGAATTTAGAATTCATTTTTTGACCGCCCTTAGGAAAGAGCCAGATTATATTTTACATGAGCATGATGAAATGAAAATGCTCTGTGAGCAGATAACTGTAGATCAAGCTCGCACGGTTGTTGCCGTGGTTGAACAGGTCTTGGAATCCCTTCGAAAACACTCCCCTGTTTTGCTGGCTGTATCAGAGCTCTTTTTTAAAATATCGGAATTAGTATATGAAGAATACCGTTGTTGA
- a CDS encoding PSP1 domain-containing protein encodes MKNTVVEVAIRSRIVRCVNPGDIPLSAGEHVIVSLGAGRALGKVLGEVVGCASKEKSCGSRCTTNQKEPSCSIRRSATDADLLRAAEYRTKEETAFRICKDKIVDHGLNMKLVDVEYQFGGGKITFYFTADQRVDFRALVKTLAGEFRTRIELRQIGVRDAAKLINGVGICGRPQCCSSFMREFDQISTQLAKDQQLTLNPAKISGNCGRLLCCLNFEEDAYLKAYQELPRSGASFTDAGGKEGTVIFVDIFKKRIHVRRFVKGMSQFEWYSHEEILKGSVNEAPNE; translated from the coding sequence ATGAAGAATACCGTTGTTGAAGTTGCTATACGAAGTCGTATTGTTCGGTGTGTAAATCCCGGCGATATCCCCCTGTCTGCCGGAGAGCACGTGATTGTCTCCCTTGGTGCCGGCCGTGCTTTGGGAAAAGTCCTTGGAGAAGTTGTGGGGTGTGCGTCAAAGGAGAAAAGCTGTGGCTCACGATGCACAACGAACCAGAAGGAGCCCTCTTGTTCTATACGCCGAAGCGCCACCGATGCAGATTTACTCAGGGCTGCAGAATATCGCACCAAGGAAGAAACTGCCTTTCGTATTTGTAAAGATAAAATTGTCGATCACGGATTGAACATGAAGCTGGTTGATGTGGAGTATCAGTTTGGTGGTGGAAAGATTACCTTTTACTTTACGGCAGATCAACGAGTGGATTTCCGTGCCTTGGTGAAAACCCTTGCTGGCGAGTTTCGTACGCGTATTGAATTGCGACAAATTGGGGTTCGTGATGCAGCAAAATTAATAAACGGCGTTGGTATTTGCGGTCGCCCTCAGTGCTGTAGCTCCTTTATGCGTGAGTTTGATCAAATCAGTACACAGTTGGCAAAGGATCAGCAGCTCACTCTCAACCCTGCTAAAATATCGGGTAACTGTGGTCGACTCCTCTGCTGTCTTAATTTTGAGGAAGATGCGTATTTAAAGGCATATCAAGAGCTTCCTCGTTCTGGCGCCTCCTTTACAGATGCGGGAGGCAAGGAGGGCACCGTTATTTTTGTGGATATATTTAAAAAGCGGATACATGTGCGTCGGTTTGTAAAAGGTATGAGCCAATTTGAATGGTACAGCCATGAAGAAATCTTGAAAGGAAGTGTGAATGAAGCCCCTAATGAATAA